One Paracidovorax avenae ATCC 19860 genomic region harbors:
- a CDS encoding TetR/AcrR family transcriptional regulator — MPSTVSPKTQRPAATREGRALQKGQQTKAAIVDAALGLATHIGLEGLSIGALADVTGMSKSGVFAHFGSREELQISVVREYHVRFEHEVFYPAMSAPRGLPRLRALFDNWMKRTSIEIDSGCIYISGAVEFDDRTGPVRDALANSVLTWHAAMKRAIDQCKELGEVGADVESEQMLFEIHGLILALHYEARFLQTPGSLGRATAGFDNILARYAARPAG; from the coding sequence GTGCCGTCCACCGTCTCCCCCAAAACCCAGCGCCCTGCCGCCACGCGGGAGGGCCGCGCGCTGCAGAAAGGCCAGCAGACCAAGGCGGCCATCGTCGATGCGGCGCTGGGGCTGGCCACGCACATCGGGCTGGAGGGCTTGTCCATCGGCGCCCTCGCCGACGTGACGGGCATGAGCAAATCGGGGGTCTTCGCACACTTCGGCTCGCGCGAGGAGCTGCAGATATCCGTTGTCCGCGAGTACCACGTGCGGTTCGAGCACGAGGTGTTCTACCCCGCCATGTCGGCGCCCCGCGGGCTGCCCCGCCTGCGCGCCCTGTTCGACAACTGGATGAAGCGCACCTCCATCGAGATCGACTCGGGCTGCATCTACATCAGCGGGGCCGTCGAGTTCGACGACCGGACGGGGCCGGTGCGCGATGCGCTCGCGAATTCGGTCCTTACCTGGCACGCCGCCATGAAGCGGGCGATCGACCAGTGCAAGGAACTGGGCGAGGTGGGCGCCGACGTGGAGTCCGAGCAGATGCTGTTCGAGATACACGGCCTCATCCTCGCGCTGCACTACGAGGCGCGTTTCCTGCAGACGCCCGGCTCCCTGGGCCGGGCCACGGCCGGCTTCGACAACATCCTCGCCCGCTATGCCGCCAGGCCGGCGGGTTGA
- the slmA gene encoding nucleoid occlusion factor SlmA, translating into MAESFPLTSNDGTEPEAAPPPPTARRRPRPGERREQILQTLAAMLEQPGGERITTAALAARLEVSEAALYRHFASKAQMFEGLIDFIEQSVFALVAQIVDRDMPEASRVDGARRAARVVAMVLQFGERNPGMVRVMVGDALVFENERLQQRMGQFFDRIESTLRQCLRGAAEAAGSATPTVDAQVRAAALCDLVRGRLQRYARSGLRRPPTEHLDATLALLLH; encoded by the coding sequence ATGGCTGAATCCTTTCCCCTCACATCCAACGACGGCACGGAGCCCGAGGCTGCGCCACCGCCGCCCACTGCCCGCCGGCGGCCCAGGCCGGGCGAGCGGCGGGAGCAGATCCTGCAGACCCTGGCGGCCATGCTGGAGCAGCCTGGCGGCGAGCGGATCACGACGGCCGCCCTGGCTGCGCGGCTGGAGGTGAGCGAGGCGGCCCTGTACCGGCACTTCGCCAGCAAGGCGCAGATGTTCGAAGGCCTCATCGATTTCATCGAGCAATCGGTGTTCGCGCTCGTCGCCCAGATCGTGGATCGCGACATGCCGGAGGCATCCCGGGTGGACGGAGCGCGCCGCGCTGCCCGCGTGGTGGCCATGGTCCTGCAGTTCGGCGAGCGCAACCCCGGCATGGTGCGCGTGATGGTGGGGGATGCCCTCGTCTTCGAGAACGAGCGGCTGCAGCAGCGCATGGGCCAGTTCTTCGACCGGATCGAATCGACGCTGCGCCAGTGCCTGCGGGGCGCTGCCGAAGCGGCCGGATCCGCCACCCCGACGGTCGATGCGCAGGTCCGCGCCGCGGCGCTGTGCGACCTTGTGCGCGGCAGGCTGCAGCGCTATGCGCGCAGCGGGCTGCGCCGCCCGCCGACCGAGCACCTCGACGCGACACTCGCGTTGCTGCTGCACTGA